The genomic segment GATCAAAGAGGAAATATGCTCATCTCATTATTGCGTTTGCCTGCGGAAGGATTGGCTTTCCGACACCAGTATGCAGCAGGTGAACTGGATGTAAGCGAGCACGAATTTGAGCCTGAAATTCCTCCCTTGGTGACTGGACGCGTTATTCGGGTCGGAATGGATGTGCGCGTTCGCGGTGAAATCAAAGCCGCGCTGAAAGCTGATTGCGATAGATGTTTGAGTGCTGTTCCCATTGCAATCGAAACGCCGTTTGATTTGATTTACGTTCCGGATGACCCTGGCGCTGGCCAAACGGGCGAGCATGAAGTGCTTGACCGCGACCTGGATGTGGCGACTTACGAAAATGAGCAAATCAACGTAGACGATCTGGTGCTGGAACAGTTGGAATTGAGTTTGCCAGCGCGTGTGCTCTGCCGCGAAGATTGCAAAGGGTTATGCCCCGAATGCGGAGCAGATTTGAATTTTGAACAATGCCGATGCGAGAAACCGATTGATCCTCGCTGGCAAGCGCTGGCCGATCTGAAAAACAGGTCAGAGCAAGAGAATTGAGACAGGATTTACAAGATAAACAAGACTGACCTGATGGGTCGCTGTTGATCTCTTTATCCTGTTAATCCTGTAAATCCTGTCTAAATGTTTTTAGGCGTTTTCATCGTATCTTTTGGAGAATAGCTATGCCGAATCCTAAACGACGACATTCGAAATCACGCAGCCGCAAGCGGCGCACGCATGACGCGCTGAGTCGCGTTCAATTGTCCAACTGCCCGAACTGCGGCAATAAAAAGCTGCCGCATCGCGTTTGTCCCCGCTGTGGTTTTTACGGCGGACGAACTGTGATTGAAGTCAAAGAACAAATCT from the Acidobacteriota bacterium genome contains:
- a CDS encoding DUF177 domain-containing protein: MLISLLRLPAEGLAFRHQYAAGELDVSEHEFEPEIPPLVTGRVIRVGMDVRVRGEIKAALKADCDRCLSAVPIAIETPFDLIYVPDDPGAGQTGEHEVLDRDLDVATYENEQINVDDLVLEQLELSLPARVLCREDCKGLCPECGADLNFEQCRCEKPIDPRWQALADLKNRSEQEN
- the rpmF gene encoding 50S ribosomal protein L32 → MPNPKRRHSKSRSRKRRTHDALSRVQLSNCPNCGNKKLPHRVCPRCGFYGGRTVIEVKEQI